In Osmerus eperlanus chromosome 4, fOsmEpe2.1, whole genome shotgun sequence, the sequence TTAATGATCCAGCTCAGTTTATGGGCTAAGGGCTGCTCTTATCCACCCTCTTCAGTGGCTTTCTCTTGGATTCTGACCACTCTCTCTATATTCCACCTGTccttcctctgcccccctccccactcccaggGAATCTCTGGAGGCCCTGCTGCAGAGGGCTGTGGCTCACTGTCCCAAGGCCGAGGTCCTCTGGCTGATGGGGGCGAAGTCTAAGTGGCTGGCCGAGGATGTGCCCGCTGCTAGGAGCATCCTTGCTCTGGCCTTCCAGGTAAAGAAGataaattcaattcaatttagctttattagcatgacagtcattacaacagtattgccaaagcaagaggcacaacaacagacaaccatacatcaacaaaAACATTCAGAAAAAACATAAGGAACGACAGTCAGTATTGTCCGGAACATGTGGCAACAACAAAGTGtcaagaacagaaaacaacaaatcaaaaacaacaacaaaaaacaaatagcTACAGTGAGATGGACAACACAGATCTCGCTCTTCTAAAAATGTATTGTCTGTAAATTGTTTAAAAATCACCATAAATAAAGTGTCTTCTGATGGCCTACGTGTGGTTTGGGGGTGTACCGCTGATGTGCCAAACTgctgttcttcctcctctccaggccaaCCCTAACAGTGAGGAGATCTGGCTGGCTGCCGTGAAGCTGGAGTCTGAGAATAATGAGTATGAGCGAGCCAGACGCCTGCTGGCCAAGGCCCGCAGCAGCGCCCCCACCGCCAGGGTAAGTGTCTTGTTTGTCACTTGGCtgaacttttcagagttccTCATTCCACAGCCTCAAAGTTCTCACAAGACCTTCCTCCTAAATATTTTTAGGAGAGATCAAGTGTCACTTTCATTAATTCGATTGTTGGCCCGAGCTCAGTATTTAGAGAGTAGGTTGTCGGCACCCAAAGCGGGTATTTCACAACTCATTTGGGTTGTCAGAAGAGGAACAGAAACAAGCAGACATATTAAGCCTTCCTGTtccttctctttgtttctctctctctctctctctctctctctcggcccttGCTCAATCTTCAAGGGAAATTTAGGATTTAGCTGGTTATCCATTTTAAACTTGTCTATATTCTGCTGTTTTTATAtagactgcaacacacacacacacgattttCCGATCTTGAGGTGAAAGCTGAATTGAGGATGCAGGCTGGAGAGCATGTGTGGgtcaggcagggcagcaggtgtTGATGTGGTGTCAGCTCCCCCGCCTCTGGAGGAGGCAGTGTTTCACACAGTTAATGGTGCGTCACACTCAGGTGTCCAAGCTCACATGCCCAGGCCTGCTTAGGAAACTGCCGGAGCAGTCCAAACAATTCCAAATTCACAAGCTGTTAGTCAGTGTCTGCGTCTGCCTGTCGTCCTACTGGGGCCAGGGCTGCGTTCTCTGACTCGCCTGTCACGTGGCAGGGCAGCGGGTTTGGCTCTACGTCTGGATGTTCTTGACTCACTCCTTATGCCACCCAGACACAAGCCACGcctttttgtatttgttttgaggTTATAAGATGTACAGGAATTTGTAAATGCAATATGCACAAAATAAGTGGTGTGTTTGCTGCAGGTGTTTATGAAGTCTGTGAAGCTGGAGTGGGTGCTGGGGAACATTGAGGCAGCCCATGAACTGTGCACAGAGGCCCTGAAGCACTACGAGGACTTCCCCAAGCTGTGGATGATGAGGGGCCAGATAGAGGAGCAGGGTGAACACATGGACAAGGCCAGAGAGGCCTACAACCAGGGggtaaggggggcgggggggtaggGTCAATACGGGGGGTTGCAGTGCCCACTCAATGGATTAGTTTTATCTAATCACATCAACTGACTCActaatggatgtgtgtgtctgtcgcaCGTGGATATGTAGTTGAAGAAGTGCCCCCATTCCATGCCTTTGTGGCTACTGCTGTctcggctggaggagaggattgGTCAGCTGACCAGAGCCAGAGCCATCCTGGAGAAGGCCCGTCTCAAGAACCCCCAGAGTCCTGAGCtatggtgaacacacacacacacacacactgggaggaGACTGGATCAAGGACATGCATTTAATAGATTTAAACAACATATAATCATGATGAGTTATACAGGGATCTCTTTACTGAAGCACAATATAtaagtacatttgtatttttgttgtcAGGTTGGAGTCTGTCAGGTTGGAGTATAGGGCAGGACTGAAGAACATTGCCAACACACTGATGGCCAAGGCTCTGCAGGAGTGCCCCAACTCAGGTCAGGTTCaatatacattttattcatttagcagacattatTATCCAAATTGATGTACAAATGACCATCCTCTCTGCGATGGCTGCTCCTGGAAATATtgcctgtgtttctctgtgtaggTATTCTGTGGGCTGAGGCTGTGTTTCTGGAGGCCAGAccacagagaaagacaaagagtgtGGACGCTCTGAAGAAGTGTGAACACGACCCCCACGTCCTGCTGGCTGTCGCCAAGTAAGCCTCCGTCACTTCCCCTGTCGCCTACATCTtcactcccctgtcctcccatcCCACATCTCAGCTGCAGATGTCCCCCTCTCTAGGCACCTTTCACTGCTTGgaactccctccctctgttccgagggtctctgtgctctctctgttctgttctctgtCCTCCAAATGAAGGTCTGTTCTggaacgcgtgtgtgtgtttgtattccaGGTTATTCTGGAGTGAGCGTAAGATCACCAAGGCCAGAGAGTGGTTCCTCAGGACTGTGAAGATCGAGCCAGACCTGGGAGACGCCTGGGCTCTCTTCTACAAGTTTGAGCAGCAGCATGGGGCAGAGGtaaggacttgtgtgtgtgtgtgtgtgtgtgtgtgtgtgtgtgagagagagatattgtgaGCGATATTGTGAGCATGTCTCAGTGatattgtgatgtgtgtgttaagtGTTAATGAGTTTCTGACCTTCACCccccaggagcagcagcaggaggtgCGTAAGCGCTGTGAGAATGCAGAGCCTCGCCACGGGGAACTGTGGTGTGCCGAGTCCAAACATGTCCTCCACTGGCAGAAGAAGATAGGAGAGATCCTCACACAAGTCGCATCCAAGATCAAAAATACCTTCTGAACCAGAACTTTGACCACAGTTGAGCTAGCTGTGAAGATGATACTGATACCAGCACAGcaacagtgaaacacacacacacagactccaggAAACAGTCTTTGCAGTATGTTACACTGTAAACTGACACCAccttttaagattttttttgtgtgtttggcaTAATCTATTCCAACTGATCTTATAGTTATTACTGGGGCAAACAATGCTCTGCTCATACATTGTGCTTTGAAAAACCTTGTAAACCTTTGTAACCTTATTTCATGTAATTCAAGAATTCCTTGACCTTAAAATGCTTTTTAACTCTGGCCAGCTGAGTTTTTGAATGCGTGTCTTCAAGTCATCATTCTTCATAGGGTATAATGACACCCTTGGCTCTGATAAGAAATTAGTTGtttgagtaaaatcagtcaaatGTATTTCCTTGGTCattgtattatttttatttttacaacttGTGTAGAAAGATGGATTGATTGTAGTTTTGTCAAGATGCAGTGCTGCTGTCATGCATTAGCCTTCTTAAGGTTAAAACTGTTATTTTGGATGACTCAATAAACAACTGAGAGGACACTGACCAAttatctgtatttatttccaggtTCAAAGTGTGGTGAGGCCGTGAGGGGATTAAGGCTCTGGCTGTGTAGCTGCAATCAAAGATTGCTTTGACATCTTGTGCCTTGAGGGCCTTTAGTACGCTAGGCATGCTTGAATGCAATTTCCAAGCTGGTCCTGGCGGCTGATAAGCacgtgtatttttttttatagagtATTGTGTCTCAGTAAACAAACTTTGTCAAATGGTTGATAAATTACAAATGCACACGACGATTTTTGCAACATCTACATGTAGACTATCATTGGTCATAACATTTCTTCCCTTCCCATGTGCCGAAACCGAAAGAAACTCAAAAAGTGATTGATCGTGGAAGTTTTGTCGACTTGAATGTACAAGAGTTAAGTGAAATCCTAAACCGACCAGCAGCAACCCATGACGGAAAAGGAAACTGGAGCTGGCAATGGGATTTTTGCGATGTTGGAAACTACAGAGTTAAATGGCATATTGGCAGTCCGTTTACCAaccagttcactttttcaacgAGTTCTCATTTAGCACCAAAATACAACACTAACCCGTTTGGATACAATGAATCCAGCCCGACCATGATTAACTCCTGCGGATGTTACTTGTTGCCACGGGAAAGGATTTGCTCATCTGTGGATCCTCATAAGAAAATGATAAATGGTAGGTGATTCGTCGCTGTTACAATATCTTCTTAGTTTTGCTCATCACATTTACTTCTCCACCTGCAATTCAATCCTAAACTAAATGCCTTTACGCACATCGCAAACTACCGTAAGTCCAATGGAACTTCTCCGAATAACCTATACGTGCCATAGTCATTTTCTAGTGTATTGTAAAAAGTGTATGTTTCAATATGCATAAAATGAATATATAATGAATAAAATGTTAGATATGTCTTCTAATAGTGACATGCTTCCATTAGTGTGTGAACGGGCCTGTGCTCCGTAGCTTCGTGGTGGTTCTACTGTTGGGCGTCTCTTACAGCAAGCGCAGGTGTAACTATGCGGAGATACTAAACTCATACAGAGAGATAATCTCCGTAGAACTTCAGAATTTGGTATGTACTCATCGTTGCAAGCACTTTGTGCTACACTTTTATTTTGACATTACATTGCTTGACCTAGTGGCAGAATCGCTAAACTCCAATAGTTATGCATCACTCAACACAATctgcatttttatttatttatcttattGTCCAAGGGTATGGCTACGAGTTGTAGGCTAAGTAATGGGGGAATGTTTTATCAAGGCCTTGGTCATATAGTGCCCTACACTGTTTGCTTTATCACAGTGTCAGTATAATGGCAGCGAAATTACTAATGCGACTGTATGATTGTGATAGTTGATAAATGTGCTCTGTTGCAGAATATGACAGACTCATTTGACTCATCTTTAGAGAGGAACCGTTGTCCTTCAGGAAAGGTATGTTATACCTGCCACAAGATGAGACCCTGTtagtttcagcaccatggacaggggACCCACCCCCTGGAAACCAAATAAATGTATCTTGTATAATCTGGTCTACACGAACTTCACATGTTATATATTTGTCAGATGCAGCATGTCCTGCACTCCATATATGGCATGACACAACAGTTCTTATGCCAggacaggcctggcaggccaCACGGGGACATTGATAAGCCAGTGGAGAAGATGGAAAAGCTGATCAGACAGAACTGCAGGGACATTGACCTGGTGAGGCCCAACAAAACAGATCCCCATCGCTGCATTTCGAGAATTACAACATGTTTGCTGGCTGTGATGGCTCTTAAGTCTAATACCAATTTATAATTTCAGGTGAGAGGACAAAATAGATTGTCCTGTTCCACTGGAAAGAAAACAAAAGgaaataaaagaagaaaaaaacggcTCATAAGGGCACTGAAAAATTGTTGGCAGATTCTCCAGAGCATGTACACGTCTGCAAAATAATCTTCAACTTTTCCACCACAAAGCATTGCACCTTTTCAAAAGGTcgttgtgtgtatgcatattaTGTATCGCTTAACAATAATATTGCAGGCCTACAGTTTCAAATGTTATCGGTCCTGAGGCTGCTTTTTGTATGTACACAGTTAAGCTCACATCACCATTACAAACCTGACCACGAATAAGCTCAACCATGTAATGCAATCTAATGTTTTTGTGGATAAACCCTTTTCAGTCATGCCTGTAGATAGTAGGTTTCGTTGTTCACACTCTCTTCATGAtgcttttattattgttgctgtaCTCTTTAAATACATGATAAAATCCAACTGCTTTATACCAAACAATAAATTACTGCCAAATCCGTTCAGTGCCAGAACATTTAGTGAACTATTCCTTAATTTAATAGCAATGAGAATAAGGGGGCTTGTACAACGCCTGACCTAAAAAGGCGGTCAGTGAGAGTTATTTAATTTGTGAATAAATGTTAATTGTACTTCGAAGATCTCAGATAGTATCTGTAAGCAATGCAAGTATTTGTGTATTCAAGGTTTCAAAGGCAAGGTTTTTTATTTTGGGGATGAATATTCTGTCATAATTCTGAGGACCCGTAAGGACCCTTGTGAAATTGTCTTCACGCCTAGCTTGCTACTATTAACAACTTGCTAACATTGCCGGTCAAGGTGGGGTTTCGTTCCTGTCTGATACAATGGCTAGTATTATATCGTCATTTGTTATTTTCCTACATCTTGTTTGCATCACCGGCGCCGTTTTTGAAGATCAAGTTGGAAAATTCGATTGGTATGTACTGTAGCAGGCTACCATTAATTATGTGGCTTGCTAGCAAGCTGACTAGCTAAGGAAGCTAACTATGCAACTTACCATTTACCGCTGTAGCTATAGATGGTAGCCTACTAGCCTACTACACCTTTTAGTTACACATGGCCATGCACTGTCACTTATAAGTGTAATTAAGTTAGGCGTAGACGTATTTTGTATTTCGTATTTTGTATAACAATGATAGACATGTAGCTAGCTTCAAATCaaactgctgctgtgtgtgtgtcgtactgTCCGAACGGGAGAGAGTGAATACTACGCAAATCTTATGACGGAAACATTCAAGCTAGCTCTGATTCTCATCTTCTTTCTTTTGATCAAATAAGTAAACATTGCCAATGGGTGAACGTTAATGTATGAAAACACGTTTGCTATGTTTAGTTTATAATACTGTCAACTACGTAAACAAACTAGCTCTACTTAACAATAACTAAATAAGTTGTGAGTTTACTGTCCAtgtgtattatttttttatccagGCGACAGCAATACGTGGGCAATGTGCGCTTTGCGCATATAGACTCGCAATCGCAGGCCTCTAAAAAGCTACTTTTAGCTACCGACCAGAATATCTTTGCCTCACTTAATTCCAGGACTGGAGACCTCAGTGAGTATTTCGTAATTTGTACAAGAAAACAGACAGCTTGCACTAGGATTTTCCTTTTTTATTATTGAGTTATTATTGACTTATTTACAAACAGTTTGCACCTCCACTGATCATTGTTTTCTATGTTTTCAACAGCTTGGCGACATGTAGACAAGGCAGGACCAGAAGGAATTATTGATAGTCTTCTCGTGCATGGAAAAGGTGACCAAATAATAGTCGAAAATTTGAATTAGTATTTGACATGTTATATTGTCGCATAACATGTGAGGTTTTCTTGttaaatacagaaatacatcGTTGGTGAAATAAGCTTTCTACCAGTCCTGTCATTCCCATTCTTTTAGACTTTTTAGATTTTGTTTTAATTAGTCTTATTGTCTTATAGATGCTGTATTAGTTGTTGGTAATGGTCGCCTGCTTCGTTCCTGGGACACAAATATTGGAGGGCTCAACTGGGAAATGGtgcttgacactggaaggtatTTGTTGCATGAATTGACTGCATTTAATAAGTGTAAAATAAGTGTAAGGGTGATTTCATCAGACATGTTTGACATATCTGTGTTtgacacacttgttccgggagtacaacggtacttaggaatgattggctggacctgatgtttcctccaggatcacaatgactcttattgagagacttgttgctcttgttggttcgttgtaactgacttaaaacttttgtacTTGCGGTGTAATAtattttgttgcttgctttttttccacaggtacacccttgcaattgttgaagttcatgttgtttaactgtaacttgttcaactacatgctcttatggttcttccctttgggacttatttagttttcacaatgtatgcttcatgttttggctacccgcaatgtttggggtgtctcgttgttatgatcagtgacctatgcacttttgtaaagctctctcttggaagtcgctttggataaaagcgtctgctaaacgcataaatgtaaatatctttGTACTTATCCACATTTCAGTTTCCAGTCAGCATGTTTGGTGATACAAAACTCTATGAGGTATGTGGCTGTTCTTAAGAAAGCTGCTATTTCCGTCCACTACCTCTCTGATGGCCATGAGGAATGGGTAGAGAATCTCCCTGAGAGGTAAGCAACCATTCCTGTATTTGGAATAATAATGGAATACTTGGCCCATTTTTTGCTGACAATTATCATGTCTTCCACAGTCATACTGTGCATTACCAGGCAGTCTACTCCGGGGGCGATGGGGATCTTTATGTACTGGGAGTGGTTGATCATTCACACCTTGCAATTATAGAGTATGACATTAAAACCGGAGAAATCATGAACCAGGTATTTTTAGCAATTCTCAACTCTTTGTTACATACATTGCTGTATGTAATATTATCTAATTGCTAATGGAATGATTCAATGCCTATCAAGTACATAGATATGTGTATGTattttgcttttctgaacccaCTTCATTTACTGGTTGTGAATTGTATCCGTAGAGGTCAGTTGAAGCTCCATGGCTCTCCAGTCTGCAGGGCAGCTGTGTGGTGGTAGGCCAGGGgaccctggtgtgtgttgaCCCTTTCACCATGGCTCTCTACACCCTTCCCCTCCAGACAGAGGGGCAGATGAACCAGATACTCCTGCAGGTATGTATATACCAATAACAAACACTGTTCCTCAAAAGGTACCAAGCTTGATTAAACCATGCAGGCTGaatgaaatgtttatttttatttttataatactatagtcagatggctgagtggttagggaatcgggctagtaatcagaaggttgctagttcaattcccggctatgccaaccaaatgatgttatgtccgctctggataagagcgtctgctaaatgactaaatgtaaatgtatacaaaCCCACTGTTTGTGGGGAAAACGACAGCATGCTTCTGATTGTCTCCTTTACATCTCACCCCAGTCTCTTGACTTGGAGGTGACCCCAGGGTTCCAGCCCGTCCTTGTTTCCACCCAGCCTAACCCAGCTCGGCCTCCACTTTCAGAGTTCTTCCTTCAGCTGGGGCCAGACCACCACCTCTTGATGCAGCTAAACAACGATCTCATCCTCACCCTCAGAGACTTCAAACCCGTACATAATTCCATCCAGTCTTGTTTGTTTATTATGTAAAAATATTAGATGCTCCATTTCACACAGTTTTGCTTGATTCATCCCAGGTTCACAATGGTTATGAGGCCTATGAAAACTAAACATGTGTTTCTTGTTTTAGGCTTTCCTTGTTTCCTTTGCAACTACAGGGGAGAAGACAGTGGTGGCTGTCATGATGCCCAAAAATGAAACGGTGAGTAttccttcctccttttctttcATCTTCATAGTCAGTGACTTTCTGTTGAACTGTTGCGGTTGTTTTTTGTACTGGGAGGGATGAGCCTTGTATGTGTGTAATTATTCAGACTTGTTTATTCCCAAGCATGTGTAACCACCACCCTTATTTTACTGTAAATATCCAACTCAAACACTAGCTATAACCCCCTATTgcccctctgtcttcctctctaggCAAACTCCATTAATCTTTTCAGTGCTGATTCTGGCCGCAGGCTCCTTGACACAACTGTGATCTATAATATAGATCCTAATGGGGGGAAACCATGCAAGGTAAGTACACAGATCAAGGTTATTTGCCTAGCAGTTTGGATAGAAACTTCAatggaaccctaaatatatatatatatttttttgttttcagcTGCATGTCCATGCCTTTCTAAAGAAGGATGATTCTGTTGGCTACAGGGTCCTGGTGCAAACTGAAGACCATGCTCTCACTTTCATACAACAACCTGGTACTGTTCAAACGGCTCTGTGTTGCAACTAGCATAGCCTGCATGCTTTATTCAGGAGGAAAGAGTTTGGCTACAATGTGTGAACCTAAGTTGTCTGGTTTTAAAATTCTCACCCCTCTCCGTTTTGCCTGTCTTTTGAAGGCCGTACTGTGTGGAACAGAGAAGAGGCTCTGGCTGATGTGGTTACCATGGAAATGGTGGATCTACCACTTACTGGGACCCAGGCGGAGCTTGAGGGAGAGTTTGGCAAGAAGGCTGGTAATGGATTCAACTAGAATTGTGCTTAATGTTACTATCTAATAATTTTTAAGTTTGTAAAAATGCTTTGGTAAGATTTGTTTGGGTCCAAAACCCATGTGTTCCCGGTAGTATGCTGCTTGTTCGCCTGACGTTTCGGTTTTTCCTTAATCTACTTTATATCTGTCTGTCATTGGCTTCACTTCttgctttgtttttcttttgctCTTTCTAACCGCTGCGCTTGGATCAAGCCATACAAGGTAATGTGAAGTGCTGTCCTTTATCATAGTATAGCATCTGCTGCACAGGTTTTGAAGTGTTGGTCTTTACAGTACAGGACTTCATGAGAGAAGCATAGTTCAGGCTTGACATTCGGGCAGTGTGCGTCATTATGCTCATCAAGTACACCTGTGTAAGCCTGCTTcaagcccattgggccacgtccggtAAGGCGGCAATATAATGCtgcacggatacgcacacactcactccctgtTGTTGTATTTTCTGTGCTGCTGCCGGCCTCCActatccccatctcccccatgtTGTCTGTAGATTACTATTTAACTAGGGGGATTATTACTTtatttgctccctgcctcatattgtATGTATGTTGCTCGCTATGctagaggcagggagtgcttcccctaGACGCATTAACTTTGgcaaagtcaaacctatttccatgtctatgGTTATCAATAAATGTAATGGGCTTACCTAAACCCATGTAAAGATCCTCTGGCCTTGGTCCTGTTTCATCACTTTTCTTTGGGGCTCTGTTCTGTGACTCGGTGACAGAACTGCAGATTCCAGTAAAGTGCTCTAatcccctgttctcctgctgTGCATGTAGATGGGCTGTTGTCCATGGTTCTGAAGAGACTGTCCTCCCAGCTCATCCTGCTGCAGGCCTGGCTTGCCCATATGTGGAAGCTGTTCTACGATGCACGCAAGCCCCGCAGCCAGGTCAAGAACGAGGTGACCATCGAGAACCTGTCCAGAGATGAGTTTAATCTGCAGAAGATGATGGTTATGGTGACTGCTTCTGGGaaggtgagagacagaaatCCCCAATCTATTgttgtatatttatatattataataGATCAAAGTGTACTCCTGTCTTGACTAGTTGATTTGCCTCGATAGTCATGTCACAAATAATACATTTTTCCCCCCTTGGTCCAGCTTTTTGGCATTGACAGCAAGTCTGGCACCATCTTGTGGAAACACTACCTGGAGAATGTCCAGCCTAATGCAGCCTTCAAGCTGATGGTGCAAAGAACCACAGCACACTTCCCTCATCCCCCACAGTGCACTTTACTTATCAAGGACAAGGTTGGATAATCATACTTTacgcttaaccagccattactTACGTTAAGTCATCGTGAAAGTGCAAAACAGATTTTTGTGTCATATGTATGTATCAATGTTTTTATGTCTTGGTATGTTCTTTAGAGCACTGGACTTGCCACTCTACATGTTTTCAACCCCATCTTTGGAAGGAAGAGTCATATTGCCCTGCCTGCTTTGCCCCGGCCTGTTCTCCAGTCTCTGCTGCTACCGGTCATGGACCAAGATTATTCCAAAGTCCTGCTGCTTGTTGATGACCAATACAAGGTTGGTTGGCCAAAAGTGGACTGAGAATTAGATGCCCAATTGTGAAGTTGGAGCATGGAGTCCTCAGGTCCAGAAACCTTT encodes:
- the emc1 gene encoding ER membrane protein complex subunit 1 — its product is MASIISSFVIFLHLVCITGAVFEDQVGKFDWRQQYVGNVRFAHIDSQSQASKKLLLATDQNIFASLNSRTGDLTWRHVDKAGPEGIIDSLLVHGKDAVLVVGNGRLLRSWDTNIGGLNWEMVLDTGSFQSACLVIQNSMRYVAVLKKAAISVHYLSDGHEEWVENLPESHTVHYQAVYSGGDGDLYVLGVVDHSHLAIIEYDIKTGEIMNQRSVEAPWLSSLQGSCVVVGQGTLVCVDPFTMALYTLPLQTEGQMNQILLQSLDLEVTPGFQPVLVSTQPNPARPPLSEFFLQLGPDHHLLMQLNNDLILTLRDFKPAFLVSFATTGEKTVVAVMMPKNETANSINLFSADSGRRLLDTTVIYNIDPNGGKPCKLHVHAFLKKDDSVGYRVLVQTEDHALTFIQQPGRTVWNREEALADVVTMEMVDLPLTGTQAELEGEFGKKADGLLSMVLKRLSSQLILLQAWLAHMWKLFYDARKPRSQVKNEVTIENLSRDEFNLQKMMVMVTASGKLFGIDSKSGTILWKHYLENVQPNAAFKLMVQRTTAHFPHPPQCTLLIKDKSTGLATLHVFNPIFGRKSHIALPALPRPVLQSLLLPVMDQDYSKVLLLVDDQYKVTAFPSTKNVLQQLQEMASSIFFYLVDSNQGRLSGYRLRKDLSTELIWEVVLPTEVQRIVSVKGKRPNEHVHSQGRVMGDRSVLYKYLNPNLLAVVTESTDLNQERSFVGMFLVDGVTGRIIHEAIQRKARGPVHFVHSENWVVYEYWSTRSRRNEFSVLELFEGMELYNSTVFSSLDRPYPPQVLQQSYIFPSPITTLEATLTEKGITSRHLLVGLPSGAILSLPKMFVDPRRPEIVSEHSREENLIPYAPEMPIRTEWFINYNQTVSRVRGIYTAPSGLESTCLVVAYGLDIYQTRVYPSKQFDVLKDDYDYVLISSVLFGLFFATMISKRLAEVKLLNRAWR